One window of Penaeus chinensis breed Huanghai No. 1 chromosome 1, ASM1920278v2, whole genome shotgun sequence genomic DNA carries:
- the LOC125040408 gene encoding uncharacterized protein DDB_G0271670-like, whose translation MPVRYDVTCELVTSSSLRYIWSDQLYIYNQLKLYSIKKIHFFFFFSSSFSSSFSSSSSSSSSSSSSSSSSSSSSSSSSSSFSSFFFFFSSSSSSSSSSSSSSSSSSSSSSSSSSSSSSSSSSSSSSSSSSSSSSSSSSSSSSSSSSSSSSSSSSSSSSSSSSSSSSSSSSSSSSSSSSSSSSSSSSSSSSSSSSSSSSSSSSSSSSSSSSSSSSSSSSFSSFSSSFSSSFSFSSSFSSSFSSSFSSSFSFSSSFSSSFS comes from the exons ATGCCGGTCAGGTATGACGTCACCTGCGAACTCGTGACGTCATCGTCCCTACGCTACATCTGGTCTG ATCAG ttgtatatatataaccaactaaaattatattcaataaaaaaaataca cttcttcttcttcttctcctcctccttctcctcctccttctcctcctcctcctcctcctcctcctcctcctcctcctcctcctcct cctcctcctcctcctcctcctcctcctcctcctccttctcctccttcttcttcttcttctcctcctcctcctcctcctcatcctcatcctcatcctcatcctcatcctcatcctcatcctcatcctcctcctcctcctcctcctcatcctcatcatcctcatcctcatcctcatcctcatcctcatcctcatcctcatcctcatcctcatcctcatcctcatcctcatcctcatcctcatcctcatcctcctcatcctcatcctcatcctcatcctcatcctcatcctcatcctcatcctcatcctcatcctcatcctcatcctcatcctcatcctcatcctcatcctcctcatcctcatcctcatcctcctcctcctcctcctcctcctcctcctcctcatcctcctcctcctcctcctcctcctcctcctcctcctcctcctcctccttctcctccttctcctcctccttctcctcctccttctccttctcctcctccttctcctcctccttctcctcctccttctcctcctccttctccttctcctcctccttctcctcctccttctcc